The Saccharomonospora glauca K62 genome has a segment encoding these proteins:
- a CDS encoding TrmH family RNA methyltransferase, which translates to MAKLIEIDDAADPRLDDFRDLTTADRRPDRPGGRGLVIAEGVVVVRRLLHSAYPLRAVLGVPRRLDELRDDLADVDVPAYATSAQTMSDVVGFHLNRGVLAVADRAPAPSFTDVVDGARVLAVLEGVNDHENLGSMFRNAAALGVDGVLLGAGCADPLYRRSVRVSMGHVLRVPFTSVPEWPGALDVLRRHGFHVAALTPRSDAITLRDMRKAGHERVALLLGSEGHGLSRAALDAADSAVRIPMESGVDSLNVATAAAVAFYELTR; encoded by the coding sequence GTGGCCAAGCTGATCGAGATCGACGACGCGGCGGACCCGCGCCTGGACGACTTCCGCGACCTCACGACCGCCGACCGCCGACCCGATCGGCCGGGAGGAAGAGGCCTGGTGATCGCCGAGGGCGTCGTGGTGGTGCGACGGTTGCTGCACTCGGCCTACCCGCTGCGTGCCGTGCTCGGGGTGCCACGCAGGCTCGACGAACTCCGGGACGATCTCGCGGACGTCGACGTTCCCGCCTACGCCACCTCCGCGCAGACCATGTCCGACGTCGTCGGCTTCCACCTCAACCGGGGCGTGCTGGCCGTCGCCGACCGGGCGCCCGCGCCGTCGTTCACCGACGTCGTCGACGGCGCGAGGGTGCTCGCCGTGTTGGAAGGCGTGAACGATCACGAGAACCTCGGTTCGATGTTCCGCAACGCGGCCGCGCTCGGTGTCGACGGCGTGCTGTTGGGGGCCGGCTGCGCCGACCCGCTGTACCGGCGGAGCGTTCGGGTGTCGATGGGGCACGTGCTGCGCGTACCGTTCACTTCCGTGCCGGAATGGCCGGGTGCGCTCGATGTGCTGCGGCGACACGGTTTCCACGTCGCCGCGCTGACCCCGCGCTCCGACGCGATAACGTTGCGTGACATGCGGAAGGCCGGACACGAGCGGGTCGCGCTCCTGCTCGGCTCGGAGGGCCACGGCCTGTCGCGGGCGGCTCTCGACGCCGCCGACAGCGCCGTGCGGATTCCGATGGAATCCGGCGTGGACTCGCTCAACGTCGCCACGGCGGCTGCCGTTGCGTTCTACGAGCTGACGAGGTGA
- a CDS encoding superoxide dismutase: MPTYELPDLDYDYGALEPHISGEINELHHSKHHQTYVNGANQTLEKLAAAREANDFSAIVGLETTLAFNLAGHANHVVWWKILSPNGGDKPTGELAAAIDEAFGSFDKFKAQFTAVCTTIQGNGWGALSWDPIGKTLITQQLRDHHNNLILPTIPILLVDVWEHAFYLQYKNVKPDYINALWNVFDWAEIGRRFEDARAGRNGLLLS; the protein is encoded by the coding sequence ATGCCCACGTACGAGCTTCCCGACCTCGACTACGACTACGGCGCCCTTGAGCCGCACATCTCCGGCGAGATCAACGAGCTGCACCACAGCAAGCACCACCAGACCTATGTCAATGGTGCCAACCAGACGCTGGAGAAGCTGGCGGCCGCTCGGGAGGCCAACGACTTCTCCGCGATCGTCGGCCTGGAGACGACCCTGGCCTTCAACCTGGCGGGCCACGCGAACCACGTGGTGTGGTGGAAGATCCTGTCGCCGAACGGTGGCGACAAGCCCACCGGCGAGCTGGCCGCCGCGATCGACGAGGCCTTCGGCTCCTTCGACAAGTTCAAGGCGCAGTTCACCGCGGTCTGCACCACGATCCAGGGCAACGGCTGGGGTGCGCTGTCGTGGGACCCGATCGGCAAGACGCTGATCACCCAGCAGCTGCGCGACCACCACAACAACCTCATCCTGCCGACCATCCCGATCCTGCTGGTGGACGTGTGGGAGCACGCCTTCTACCTGCAGTACAAGAACGTGAAGCCGGACTACATCAACGCCCTGTGGAACGTGTTCGACTGGGCCGAGATCGGTAGGCGCTTCGAGGACGCTCGTGCCGGCCGTAACGGTCTGCTGCTGAGCTGA